The DNA segment TTACGAGTAAACCTACACTTTCCGAAAAGCAAAAATTTAGACAATATACCTAAATTTACTAAGtataaaagtataaaattattatatgtATATCAAGAATTTCATGAGAATTCTCATAGAAATCTACACGGGGATGGAAATTCACACAAGAAACTGTCTCCATCTTGTTTTAGCATCGAGGACAAAAATTCCCCATTCCCATCCCTACATGGGACCATTTCGAGAATCTTCGACCCATCCCTACAGGGGACCATTTCGAGAATCTTCATCCTCTCGAGGCGGATCCTCATTGGGATTAGAGAATCCCCGCACCATTGCTATCCCTTGTACATATTTCAATTAAATTAGTGATTAGCAATTGAGTTTTTGAACATATCTTCACCATATCATAACTTAACAAGAAAAAGAAGCTTAGATAATGTTAATAGATACAACTAATTTCCCATGCTTTCATCGAGACTCCCCTTATCCAGAAACCGGTTAACCGAAATTCTGATCATCCTCCATCTGGTAAAGTGGTTCAGTTTTAAGTTTCTCATCATATACACAACTAACCAATCTACTGTGATTTAATCTTGAGAAATGACAGTGCTGGTTAATCATCTCCAAAAGCTCTTCTGCTGCTGCTCCTTCATGCCCTTTCAAATGCTTAAGAAATGTAGCCAAAATATCGAACCTCGTTTGCCTTTCTGGTGTACTCGCTAAAATCGCTTTTTTCACCATTTCTACTGCTTCTGTAGTCTGACCACTGAGTAGATTTGCAGCTGCCAAATGAACCCATGAGGTACCAGTTTCGAAACGACTTTGCTCGTTCATCGTCTTCAAAAGCTCATCCGCAGCTTCCTCCTCTCCCGAACTTCTCAAATAGTCCAGACATTTTGTTAAAGTATCAATCCTGGGTATCCATCCCGGTTTGCTCATTAAAATCGctttctttatcatttctacTGCCTTCGGCATCTGACTGCCTTGTAAATATCCGACTGCTAAGTTATCCCATGAGATAGCATTTGGCTCCTTCTCCCTTTTCACTATCTTTTCCAGGCACGCCTCAGCTTTTTCCAAATAACCCTTTTCAGAATAAGCATTGATCATCAAATTTGGTATGCGAATGTCGAAAAGTGTTTTCTTTGATTCCCACTCCTCCCATATCATCTCAGCACCGTCCAGATCATCGAGTTGAAGTAATGAACTTATCACGCGTATATAGCCTGTGTGGAATTGCCTCTCCATCTGCTTATACAGTTCCCAAATGCGATAGACATCGGCTTTTTTCCCAACATCAGCATATTGTTTGAGGAGAAGTTCATAACTATACCTTCTCGAGTTGAGGAGAATCAGCTGCTCTGATTTCTTCAACATTGCCGAAGCTTTGTCAAGAAGGCCAGCTTTCAAGTAACCGTTTGCTGCAACTGTATAAACATAAAAGTCCACTTTCACAAGGGGATCAGCCTCCATCTTCATCAGAAGTGTCTCCATACCCTTAATGTCGGAACAGGTAGTGTAAGCATGGAACCGAATCGTGTACGTGATGCTGTTACATTCGATGCCTTTTTCTTCCATCTCCTTTACAAGTGCTTCGAATTTCTCGTGTTTACCTAATTGAGAATAGAGATTTAGCATTCCAGTGTAAGCATACTGATCTCTGACAAAACCCATATCCTTCATTTTTTGCATCAAGGTCTCTGCTTTTTCCTCTTGCTTAGCATTTACATAGCAACTTAAAAGAGAACCATAGATCTTGTAGTTACTTAAACTAGCAGAAATGCTGTTGAAATACTTCTCAGCTCTTTCTAAACCATGAACTTTTGAGATCAAATCCAACCGAATTGCAGCATCTCTGGCCAATAAGTTGTAACAGTTTTTGTCAATCATCCAATCTGATATCTAAGATAAAAAAAGACAGacaaattacacagaaattcaacttttaaaaattatttataactatgtcaagtcataattttggattatgtcaaactagtacaatcagtacttttaacatattttaaggattataatttataaattagaagactaaaatatattttctagggtttatgatttatgaattggagtctagaacaaaggcgatgtccaagattgtgccaactatcggggaatcaaattaatgagtcacactatgaaactttgggagcgagtgattgaacaaaggctaaggaggacggtgaagatctcggaaaaccagtttggctttatgccgggaagatcaactatggaagccatccatctaatgagacaattaatggagcactatcgaaataagaagaaagacttgcatatggttttcattgacttggagaaagcatatgataaggtaccaagggaagtactttggtgggccttgataaggaaaggcatttcgcggaaatatattgacatcataaaggacatgtatgagggagtatgcacgagtgtacgtactagtgttgggaaaactgaagagtttcctattacgattggagtgcatcaaggttccgcactaagcccatttctttttgccatcgttatggatgaactaacaagttcacttcaagatggtataccatggtgcatgctgtttgcagatgatattgtgttggttgatgagacgaaagaaggagtggagatgaagttggaactatggaggcaaactctagaatctagaggctttaagttgagtcgaagtaagacagaatatttggagtgtaagtttagcggccgtaggagtagggaggcagggacaatcaccctagatgggagagttgttcaggcctcggattgcttccggtatttaggatctattatccaaacggatggagaagtagatggagatgttgcccataggattaaagctggttggtcgaagtggaagagtgctacaggtttcctttgtgatcccggcatgcctaatagattgaagggaaaattctaccggacggcaattagaccagcattgttatatggtacggagtgttgggcagtgaaacactgccacatccataagatgtcggtggcggagatgcgtatgttgagatggatgtgtggtcacacgagaaagaaccgggtgcgtaatgaaataattaggacaaaagtaggggtcacatctattgagaataaaatgagagaaaaccgactaaggtggtttggccatgtgagacgtagagcgcttgatgcgccggttaggagaaccgaagagtggcaaagggatgtagtggtgaggggtaggggaagacctaagcaaacttggaggagggtgatcgagagtgatatgagtttattgggaattgaggaaaatatggtagtggataggacggagtggagggagcgaatctgtgtcgctgacacgacttgattttcacggttttatatgatggttcatgttagccgaccccgaatcatttcgggactaaggctttgttgttgttgttgttgttgtggtgtaaaatcataatacatagaaaataatgacatattaagagttaagtttggtaatatgatttagttgtaattttatacttaattatgatattcatgtatttgactaTTCCTAAATTTTATAATCATATAATTCCCACACATGGAAATCGAAATAGATACGGAAACTGAAACGAAAACAGGGAAAAGATATTTGAAGCAAAAGTATAgaaatttttttgtgatttggcCTCTACctattattttgtcacatttggCCCCTAACCTATCTCAATTGAAGAAATTTTACCCGATTTGTTTGGAGACTTGACAAAACCGTTATCCCCTTGACAcgtggtgatattttgacaccTAGAATTGACACATGGCATGTCTTAAAGATTTTTGTCACATAAATTTTcttatgtgaaaataattaattagattttaataaaagaaaaagaagtaaaaaacaaatccctaaactaaaatctatcaAGTCCAATTGTCAAAATACAGCCACGTGTCAATGGAATAACCATTCTGTTAAGTCTCTATCTCTatccaaattgggtgaaatttcaccaattgggatatGTTAGGggccaaatgacaaaattttggacaAATCGGGGGCCAAATAGTAGTTTATgcctaaatataataaaaatataatacatgtaaataaatttttaaggAATGTATGTTcagttgtatatatatatgaagttaCATTCATGGCTCTGGACTATAGGAGCTACTAGCATTATGGCCCCTAAACTTAATTTCTTAACATGAAAATCCTTGAACTTTACAATGAAGTAACATTAGAGTCCAAATCAACATAAATCCGTAAAAAAGTTAGCGAAATGATGACCTGAACAAGTTTGGCAACATCAATAAATTTTTCAATCCATGCCACCATAAATTATAGTCAAATATTTATTCTATCCTCATCATTTCGTTGATTTTTGAATGGAGTTCTACTGTTTTGGACTTTAATATTATAGAATGTAAAGTTTAAGGATTTTTATCCATAAATGAAGTTTAGGGGTTATAATATTAGTAATGCCATAGCTTAAAGGTCATAAATGTGATTTACACAAAAGTATTATGAATTTAATGAACATGTGATTAGATTAGCATTGACATGTGAAACATATTGCATTCTAGGAAACGAGTTTCATAAAACGAGTTTCCAAGTTTTTTAAAACACAGAAATGTGACTCTAAAAGTTTCGTACAGAATATGTAAATTTGAAATGCTTTAAAATCATAGTTTCCATGAAATATGGATTCACATAAAAGGCTTCAAAAATACAACTCCAACAACTAGAACAAcagaatcccttaacttcattagGGAAACCAAATTTCCATCAATAACTTCAGAACTAATAAAACATCAAATTAGCAATATCAAAATTAGGGATGACAAAGAAAAGAAACCCTTTACAGTATATCAATTTGTAAACTTCATAGGCTTAAGGTATTATTTGGCCTCACCTATAAaaaatgtttgcatttgccCCCTAACCTATTCTTGACATATAGCAATCAATCACATTTAGTCCATGAAGTATAACAATCAATCAAATTTGGAAATTAGTACGTATATAAAGAGATCCGTTAAATTGCACATGACATGATTGCTAATCGGGTGGAGAAGAACTTATATTCTCCAAGTTTAGAGAAGCGGAGAAACAAGTGATTCTTGGATATGAAATATCATATGAAAATTGAGACAACTAAGCATATTGGCCAAATATTATAAAAGTTGTGTTGCAATTAAGCAATCAAAAAACACAAACATTTAACAGGTCCCCTCATATACTTGCCACAAAATAACAGGTACGTATACAAATGCAAACATTTTTTATAGTTCACGGCTAAATCTTTCTCTATTTTCTCTGGAAGGACCAATTTCGAACAGTTTAAACAAACACCACGACTACTCACTACTCGCACTGAAGAAACCACAAATTCTCACTTAATTAAAACAATGCAACAATTCAGAGAATCGCCCACAAAATCCAAGCTATCGAATTGAGAATGAGAGTAAACAAATAGAGAAATGATATACCTGAAGGGCGTGGTTGTAGCGGCGGTACTTGCGAAGCACCTTGATAGAGTTCTGAAGTTCATATAGGTTTAGGTTTTTTCCTTCGTCGGCCCATTGCTGGAGAATTGGAACAATCGAGACGGAAGGACTTACTGGCCTAGAGAGTTTACGCAGAAGAGGCAAAGAGTCCGTAGGAGTCACAGAGGAAGAAAAGGAACGAGTTACTGCATCGATTGAAACTAATTCGGCCGTCAACAATCGATGGCTACGACGGCATAGGTATGAATTCAATCGCACAAGCAGGTTCATCTTCATTAGATCATTCTAACCTAGAGAGTAGAAACGGCTACTGTTTCAGCAGTACGAGTGAAGTTAGACTGCGATCTTCTATGCCTTCGGGTTTTTCATttacctaattttttttaaaggatttgttaaaaaaaaattgaatttcaaatattctaagatatattttttttggaaactagattctttcttattctttttgaAAACTTTATTTAAGAATCAATAGATGAATCCTACTAAAGAAGTTTCAAGCAAGAGAAAAGCAATACAATGTGTCATCTTATTAGCTAATCTAGAAACGAAGTACCGTGAGCACGGACGTTTCCGAACCTAGTGATGAAATTAAGTTGCTTTTGCTCAGCATATTACAGATGGACTCTACGTCGCGTCGTACGGAATCACGAACCGAAACTCGAGACTCTTGTAAATTTTAGAGGTTTTTGATGCACCATGGTTGGTCGTCCATGGATGAATCAGATGACACgtaattaaatgaaattaattttttaaaaaggtCATGGCTAATCGGCCCTCGCAGGTGACCGATCGGTTATGTTGTTAGTTGTGCAATTTTTCCCACAACTTCTTGAAATTCAAGGCAAGCTCTGGATAGTTGACAAGAGAGTAAGACATGAATTGTACAATAGGAGTTAGGGTTTAGAAGTCCAAGAGGGGAAATTCAGAAGTTAGAGAGAGCTTAAAAAATTATAGAgcgtttagagagagaaagaagaaaggcAGAGATttcttattgatttttattgatttttcttGGGTTAATAATTGTTGTAATAAGCAAGGAAAGGTTTCACATATTGAAACCATTTCATCGTGTTTGTAACCAATTTCACCAGTTTAAGTCACTGTTCGCGGGTTTCGGTTCTCAGTTCCTGCTTGATTGCGTTCGTGAATCTACCTCTTCTCAAAGCTGGCTCAAAGCTCAAAAGGTAACTCTCTGAAAGGTT comes from the Euphorbia lathyris chromosome 5, ddEupLath1.1, whole genome shotgun sequence genome and includes:
- the LOC136229960 gene encoding pentatricopeptide repeat-containing protein At2g20710, mitochondrial-like isoform X1 — protein: MKMNLLVRLNSYLCRRSHRLLTAELVSIDAVTRSFSSSVTPTDSLPLLRKLSRPVSPSVSIVPILQQWADEGKNLNLYELQNSIKVLRKYRRYNHALQISDWMIDKNCYNLLARDAAIRLDLISKVHGLERAEKYFNSISASLSNYKIYGSLLSCYVNAKQEEKAETLMQKMKDMGFVRDQYAYTGMLNLYSQLGKHEKFEALVKEMEEKGIECNSITYTIRFHAYTTCSDIKGMETLLMKMEADPLVKVDFYVYTVAANGYLKAGLLDKASAMLKKSEQLILLNSRRYSYELLLKQYADVGKKADVYRIWELYKQMERQFHTGYIRVISSLLQLDDLDGAEMIWEEWESKKTLFDIRIPNLMINAYSEKGYLEKAEACLEKIVKREKEPNAISWDNLAVGYLQGSQMPKAVEMIKKAILMSKPGWIPRIDTLTKCLDYLRSSGEEEAADELLKTMNEQSRFETGTSWVHLAAANLLSGQTTEAVEMVKKAILASTPERQTRFDILATFLKHLKGHEGAAAEELLEMINQHCHFSRLNHSRLVSCVYDEKLKTEPLYQMEDDQNFG
- the LOC136229960 gene encoding pentatricopeptide repeat-containing protein At2g20710, mitochondrial-like isoform X2, with the protein product MNFRTLSRCFASTAATTTPFRDAAIRLDLISKVHGLERAEKYFNSISASLSNYKIYGSLLSCYVNAKQEEKAETLMQKMKDMGFVRDQYAYTGMLNLYSQLGKHEKFEALVKEMEEKGIECNSITYTIRFHAYTTCSDIKGMETLLMKMEADPLVKVDFYVYTVAANGYLKAGLLDKASAMLKKSEQLILLNSRRYSYELLLKQYADVGKKADVYRIWELYKQMERQFHTGYIRVISSLLQLDDLDGAEMIWEEWESKKTLFDIRIPNLMINAYSEKGYLEKAEACLEKIVKREKEPNAISWDNLAVGYLQGSQMPKAVEMIKKAILMSKPGWIPRIDTLTKCLDYLRSSGEEEAADELLKTMNEQSRFETGTSWVHLAAANLLSGQTTEAVEMVKKAILASTPERQTRFDILATFLKHLKGHEGAAAEELLEMINQHCHFSRLNHSRLVSCVYDEKLKTEPLYQMEDDQNFG